A window from Gemmatimonadaceae bacterium encodes these proteins:
- a CDS encoding DoxX family protein produces MRPSTSSIRFGLLPLIARVLVTLEFMVAVNGKIFDWSGQAAYMKFKGMSFVTPLLAGALAIEAIGSILLLLGFRARAAAAVLFVYLGIVSVRLHAFWNGTGMAAASNQTEFFKNLGMMGGLLMIAVYGAGVWSIDARLSGTASAPQATDWAPTARS; encoded by the coding sequence ATGAGACCCTCCACATCGTCGATTCGATTTGGCCTTTTGCCATTGATCGCGCGCGTGCTCGTCACCCTGGAATTCATGGTTGCGGTGAACGGCAAGATCTTCGACTGGTCGGGCCAAGCGGCGTACATGAAGTTCAAGGGAATGTCGTTCGTTACCCCTCTACTCGCGGGCGCGTTGGCGATCGAAGCGATCGGGTCGATCTTGCTGCTTCTCGGATTCCGTGCGCGCGCCGCGGCTGCGGTTTTGTTTGTGTATCTGGGAATCGTCAGCGTTCGTCTACACGCCTTTTGGAATGGGACCGGCATGGCAGCCGCATCGAATCAGACCGAATTCTTCAAGAATCTTGGAATGATGGGCGGTCTACTCATGATCGCGGTCTATGGAGCGGGCGTGTGGTCCATCGATGCGCGATTGTCGGGCACAGCATCGGCACCTCAGGCAACGGACTGGGCGCCGACTGCCCGTTCGTAG
- a CDS encoding alpha/beta fold hydrolase, translating to MLNRVAILMAAASAACVQTPVETLPSPLPAPASYQEAVAMVARRQAADDSVVVAGGRSLLLTHGERTARVFVLLHGFSDLPEQFAVVGDHLYSGGDNVYIPRLPRHGERRSPIRSLGRIRAEELARFGDSTVAIARGLGDSIIVVGLSAGGVIAGNIAQSHTEVDRAVLIAPAIAPGTLSDDQGHGLVILASKLPEITRTNAPIDTTRPDYVQGITTHGLAQVLLLGQQLRDASADRAPGTKEMIFLLNEADHTVSEQAAVDVARRWFDHGAHVGVYRFAASLKLQHNVMEIDAHGGNVGLVFPVVEALARGVTPPTVAELQDAPCAGWRCAIKRLLNK from the coding sequence ATGCTCAATCGAGTAGCGATCCTGATGGCGGCAGCGTCAGCGGCATGCGTGCAAACGCCTGTCGAGACGCTGCCTTCGCCGTTGCCGGCGCCGGCGAGTTATCAGGAGGCCGTGGCAATGGTGGCGCGGCGCCAGGCGGCGGACGACAGCGTCGTCGTCGCCGGCGGGCGCTCGCTGCTTCTGACGCATGGCGAGCGCACGGCACGCGTCTTCGTGCTGCTGCACGGCTTCAGCGATCTGCCGGAGCAGTTCGCGGTCGTCGGCGATCACCTCTACAGCGGCGGGGACAACGTCTACATTCCGCGCCTGCCGCGCCACGGTGAGCGCCGTTCGCCGATACGCTCGTTAGGCCGCATCCGCGCCGAGGAGCTGGCGCGATTTGGTGACTCGACTGTGGCAATCGCGCGAGGGCTCGGCGACTCGATCATCGTCGTGGGGCTCAGTGCTGGCGGCGTGATCGCGGGGAATATTGCGCAGTCGCACACCGAAGTGGACCGGGCAGTGCTCATCGCGCCCGCAATCGCGCCAGGCACGCTGAGCGATGATCAGGGACACGGATTGGTGATCCTGGCATCGAAGCTGCCGGAGATCACGCGCACGAACGCCCCTATCGACACCACGCGGCCGGATTACGTCCAGGGCATAACGACGCACGGCCTCGCGCAGGTGCTCCTGCTCGGCCAACAACTGCGGGACGCGTCCGCCGATCGCGCGCCTGGTACGAAGGAGATGATCTTTCTGCTCAACGAGGCGGACCACACCGTGAGCGAGCAGGCGGCGGTCGATGTCGCGCGGCGATGGTTCGATCATGGCGCGCATGTGGGCGTCTACCGCTTCGCGGCGTCACTCAAGCTGCAGCACAACGTGATGGAGATCGACGCGCACGGTGGCAATGTCGGCCTGGTATTTCCCGTCGTCGAGGCGCTCGCGCGCGGCGTGACGCCGCCAACGGTCGCCGAACTGCAGGACGCGCCGTGTGCCGGCTGGCGCTGTGCGATCAAGCGATTGCTAAACAAGTGA
- a CDS encoding sugar phosphate isomerase/epimerase → MRRRTFVQALGAAAVGVVALPRRALAAKQLNRIGLELYSVRKAMRADPDRTMAAVRAIGYNDVELLWSFNNFGRTPEQVRTILKQEGLRAPSAHIDPRIMETDWPKSLENAKLIGMEYLIVPSNPESVKTLDDWKQFADRMNTAGAAARKADLWVAFHNEPDHMKPIDGQIPYDVCIARLDPSVVRLQLDVGNMIIGGGDPMQYLQKHKERYWSFHLKDVVPDKTKDTELGTGIVNFKQLLAAVPNLDRKPAYVEQEGPTDELASVKVDYEYLHTLRF, encoded by the coding sequence ATGAGAAGACGGACCTTCGTGCAAGCGCTCGGCGCGGCGGCGGTTGGTGTGGTCGCCCTGCCGCGACGCGCGCTCGCCGCCAAGCAGCTCAATCGCATTGGCCTCGAGCTCTACTCCGTGCGCAAGGCAATGCGCGCGGACCCGGACCGCACCATGGCCGCGGTGCGCGCGATCGGGTACAACGACGTCGAGCTGCTCTGGTCGTTCAACAACTTCGGCCGCACGCCGGAGCAGGTGCGCACGATCCTCAAGCAAGAGGGACTGCGCGCGCCGTCGGCGCACATCGATCCGCGGATCATGGAGACCGACTGGCCGAAGAGCCTCGAGAACGCGAAGCTGATCGGCATGGAGTATCTCATCGTGCCGAGCAATCCCGAGTCGGTGAAGACGCTGGACGACTGGAAGCAGTTTGCCGATCGGATGAACACCGCCGGCGCGGCAGCGCGCAAGGCCGACCTGTGGGTGGCCTTTCATAACGAGCCGGACCACATGAAGCCGATCGACGGACAGATTCCGTACGACGTCTGCATCGCGCGGCTCGATCCGTCGGTCGTTAGGCTCCAGCTCGACGTCGGCAACATGATCATCGGCGGCGGCGACCCGATGCAGTACTTGCAGAAGCACAAGGAGCGCTACTGGAGCTTCCATCTCAAGGACGTCGTGCCGGACAAGACGAAGGACACGGAGCTCGGGACGGGGATCGTGAACTTCAAGCAGCTGCTCGCGGCGGTTCCGAATCTCGACCGGAAGCCGGCGTACGTCGAGCAGGAAGGCCCGACCGACGAGCTCGCGAGCGTGAAGGTCGATTATGAGTACTTGCACACGCTGCGGTTCTGA
- a CDS encoding TonB-dependent receptor, with the protein MKSPRWMLGAATMLSLAMFLSPTRLSAQGVTTGAISGTVTDATGKPIESAQVQITNRSTGYRSGAMSRANGYYYVQGLEVGGPYTVSVKRIGYQPSERNGVTVSLSSTTRIDLQLSQSAVTLSAVTVSGSAQASTFSPAHQGVSTEVTDSLIRRMPQLNRNITDLVKLTPQVSVPATGGPTAGGQYNRYNNFTIDGANQNDRFSLNSSGGLPGGAGGGRIISQEAVKEFRVLLSPTDVRQANFTGMLVNAVTKSGTNEWHGGAIYNFRTQDLSGVPFRTTSLDIKQYGFQLGGPIIKDRLQFFIAPEWQQRTTPASGPFVGGGAGTTGSSLNISPDSIAAVQSIISSKMGINPGTAGAVNVANPLTNLFGRVDFEINDTHRLVIRQLINRTENLAFSRNSATFNNSPNVQNTGFRLGSNEFNGVNTNNSTVAQLYSNFASGLANEFIAGFNQIRDKRVVPGAITPEMSVGVVPIGSSTQTPTAAITFGTEQFSVGNQANQDIIELQDNVSIPLGTHTFTVGGRYEHLKVYNNFAQAAGGVWVFPTIAALNNLQPSGYRVAYANSGNPADIPATFNTDMKSLYGQDQWAVSPNLTITAGLRADIPTFLDKPPDNTQLDQAFAAKGVTINTSWTPKTQVLWSPRVGFNWDVTGDQRNQLRGNVGIFTGPPPFILVANAYQNTGLGLVTLSCTTAAGNVPAFTVNESQLPKSCLGQPTPGAGSAGTAGINLTDPNFKYPQSLVASLGTDRALPYGLVGTFEALYRHAVNGVFIRDLNLLHPRLVNGQVYTDRNGRVLYADTISATGVVTDNNQRAVTSYNNVNFSEDAIEVTNQSKDYNYSLTGQLRKTFAKGLDLTFAYTYNRSYDIQSLTSDRAISNWRFGREYSGAESDQNLSTSQFERRHRLLAYGTWTLPWWKKLGGTDVTLFYEGMSGVPIDYIAGSNGDLNGDGTNNDPLYIPKDATDPNEFKIGTQTGGVFTQNVADAKAFNDFISSQKCLNDQRGTIMKRGSCTTPWQNRLDLSLRQSLPQIRGQAMTVELDVVNFANALGLVLNHVDGRDRQWGKLYGATITANPQQTVLAATARTPGPLNTSMPVYTFNSSVKNNGPFAFASNLGYQMALTFRYDF; encoded by the coding sequence ATGAAGAGTCCACGTTGGATGCTGGGCGCGGCGACGATGCTGTCGCTCGCGATGTTTCTCTCGCCCACGCGTCTCTCCGCCCAGGGTGTCACCACGGGTGCCATCTCCGGCACCGTCACCGACGCCACTGGAAAGCCGATCGAGAGCGCGCAGGTACAGATCACCAACCGTTCGACCGGGTATCGCAGTGGCGCAATGAGCCGCGCGAACGGCTACTACTACGTGCAAGGGCTCGAGGTCGGCGGACCATACACCGTCAGCGTCAAGCGCATCGGCTACCAGCCATCGGAACGCAACGGCGTCACCGTCTCGCTCTCCTCGACGACGCGTATCGACCTCCAGCTCTCGCAGTCGGCGGTCACGCTGAGCGCCGTTACGGTGAGCGGCAGCGCGCAGGCGTCGACGTTCAGTCCCGCGCACCAGGGCGTTTCCACCGAAGTTACGGATTCGCTCATCCGCCGCATGCCGCAGCTCAACCGCAACATCACGGATCTCGTCAAGCTCACGCCGCAGGTTAGCGTGCCCGCGACGGGCGGTCCAACCGCGGGCGGCCAGTACAACCGCTACAACAACTTCACGATCGACGGCGCGAACCAGAACGATCGCTTCAGCCTGAACTCCTCCGGCGGTCTTCCCGGCGGCGCGGGCGGCGGCCGCATTATTTCACAAGAGGCGGTAAAGGAGTTTCGCGTTTTGCTATCACCGACCGATGTCCGACAAGCGAACTTCACCGGCATGCTCGTCAACGCCGTCACCAAGAGCGGCACGAACGAGTGGCACGGCGGTGCGATTTACAACTTCCGCACCCAGGATCTGAGCGGTGTTCCCTTCCGCACGACCTCTCTCGACATCAAGCAGTACGGCTTCCAGCTGGGTGGTCCGATCATCAAAGACCGTCTCCAGTTTTTCATCGCCCCCGAGTGGCAGCAGCGCACGACGCCCGCATCGGGTCCCTTCGTCGGCGGCGGCGCCGGCACCACCGGCAGCTCGCTGAACATCTCGCCGGACTCGATCGCCGCCGTGCAAAGCATCATCAGCAGCAAGATGGGCATCAATCCGGGAACTGCCGGAGCCGTGAATGTTGCGAATCCACTCACGAATCTCTTCGGCCGCGTGGATTTCGAGATCAACGACACCCACCGTCTCGTCATCCGTCAGCTCATCAACCGCACCGAGAACCTCGCTTTCTCGCGCAACTCGGCGACGTTCAATAACAGCCCCAATGTTCAGAATACCGGGTTCCGACTCGGATCGAATGAGTTCAACGGCGTCAACACGAACAACTCGACCGTCGCGCAGCTCTACTCGAATTTTGCCAGCGGATTGGCGAACGAGTTCATCGCCGGCTTCAATCAGATCCGCGACAAGCGCGTCGTGCCGGGCGCGATCACACCGGAGATGAGCGTCGGTGTGGTGCCCATTGGATCGAGCACGCAGACGCCTACGGCTGCCATCACCTTCGGCACGGAGCAGTTCTCGGTCGGCAACCAGGCCAACCAGGACATCATCGAGCTCCAGGACAACGTCAGCATCCCGTTAGGCACGCATACGTTCACCGTCGGCGGACGCTACGAGCACCTCAAGGTCTACAACAACTTCGCCCAGGCCGCGGGCGGCGTGTGGGTGTTCCCGACGATCGCGGCGCTCAACAACCTGCAGCCGAGTGGGTATCGCGTCGCCTACGCAAACAGCGGCAATCCCGCCGACATCCCGGCGACATTCAACACCGACATGAAGAGCCTGTACGGCCAGGATCAGTGGGCCGTCTCGCCGAACCTGACGATCACTGCCGGCCTTCGCGCCGACATCCCGACCTTCCTCGACAAGCCACCCGACAATACGCAGCTCGACCAGGCGTTCGCGGCGAAGGGCGTGACGATCAACACGTCGTGGACGCCGAAGACGCAGGTTCTCTGGTCGCCGCGCGTCGGCTTCAACTGGGACGTGACCGGCGATCAGCGGAATCAGCTCCGCGGCAACGTCGGCATCTTCACCGGTCCGCCGCCGTTCATTCTCGTCGCCAACGCGTACCAGAATACTGGACTCGGCCTCGTCACACTGTCGTGCACGACCGCCGCAGGGAACGTCCCCGCATTCACGGTCAACGAAAGTCAGCTTCCCAAGTCGTGCCTTGGCCAGCCGACGCCTGGCGCGGGCTCGGCGGGTACGGCAGGCATCAACCTCACCGATCCGAACTTCAAGTATCCACAGAGTCTCGTCGCATCGTTAGGTACGGATCGCGCGCTCCCGTACGGTCTCGTTGGAACGTTCGAGGCACTCTATCGTCACGCAGTGAACGGTGTCTTCATCCGCGACCTCAACCTGCTCCATCCGCGCCTCGTGAACGGCCAGGTCTACACGGATCGTAACGGTCGCGTGCTCTACGCCGACACGATTAGCGCGACGGGCGTAGTGACGGACAACAACCAGCGTGCGGTGACCAGCTACAACAACGTCAACTTCAGCGAAGACGCCATCGAGGTCACCAACCAGTCGAAGGACTACAACTACTCGCTCACGGGTCAGCTCCGTAAAACTTTTGCCAAGGGCCTCGACCTGACATTCGCGTACACGTACAACCGGTCGTACGACATCCAGAGCCTCACATCCGATCGCGCGATCTCCAACTGGCGCTTCGGCCGCGAGTACTCTGGTGCGGAGAGCGATCAGAATCTGTCGACGTCGCAGTTCGAGCGCCGTCATCGCCTCCTGGCTTATGGCACCTGGACGCTGCCCTGGTGGAAGAAGCTCGGCGGCACCGACGTGACGCTGTTCTATGAGGGCATGTCGGGCGTACCGATCGACTACATCGCCGGTAGCAATGGCGATCTCAATGGCGATGGCACCAATAACGATCCTCTCTACATCCCGAAGGACGCAACCGATCCGAACGAGTTCAAGATCGGAACGCAGACGGGCGGTGTCTTCACGCAGAACGTCGCCGATGCCAAGGCGTTCAACGATTTCATCAGCAGCCAGAAGTGCTTGAACGATCAGCGCGGTACGATCATGAAGCGCGGAAGCTGCACGACGCCATGGCAGAATCGCCTCGACCTCTCGCTGCGCCAGTCGCTGCCGCAAATCCGCGGTCAGGCCATGACCGTGGAGCTCGACGTCGTGAACTTCGCGAACGCGTTAGGCCTCGTGCTCAACCACGTCGACGGCCGCGATCGCCAGTGGGGCAAGCTGTACGGCGCGACGATCACGGCGAACCCGCAGCAGACGGTCCTCGCTGCGACCGCGCGGACGCCGGGACCACTCAACACATCGATGCCCGTGTACACCTTCAACAGCAGCGTCAAGAACAACGGTCCGTTCGCCTTCGCGAGCAACCTTGGCTATCAAATGGCGCTGACATTCCGCTACGACTTTTGA
- a CDS encoding M28 family peptidase, giving the protein MRGREAGTLDELRASMWVAKAAREAGLEPAGEDGTYFQFWPMRRTRLSSESEITIGNRRLTLWRDVLVSAPVTVMLDIPLVFAGEGANDIDVRGKAAVAEIHAPTNAPAANVSLRAYRYAGLAVRQQSQALIERGASAVIMVSDSIADDDMAFGFGGAALARGRYGLDTAGAGMRAPAVPNVPVLWVRRNMLDALRAPNQRLQVKLFAETFSYPSVNIVAKVPGTDPARRNEYVLFSGHQDHDGVRYPIDGDSIWNGADDNASVSVALLAIGRAWSKHPAPRSALFVWHGAEERGLLGSYWHALHPVVPLENIVAVLNGDMIGRNNPDSAALLGAQPPHRNSTALARMALDANDHVTHLVIDSSWDRPSHREGWYYRSDHLPYACMHVPALFFSTLLHPDYHTPRDEPQRIDIAKLARMTRWMYATGWEVANAPQRPALDPGFQLERRCAISPRE; this is encoded by the coding sequence ATGCGCGGGCGCGAGGCGGGCACGCTCGACGAGCTCCGGGCGTCGATGTGGGTGGCGAAAGCAGCACGTGAAGCGGGACTCGAGCCGGCCGGCGAGGACGGAACGTATTTCCAGTTCTGGCCGATGCGTCGTACGCGGCTCTCGAGCGAGAGCGAGATCACGATCGGGAATCGACGTCTCACGTTGTGGCGTGATGTTCTCGTGAGCGCCCCAGTGACAGTAATGTTGGACATACCTCTCGTATTCGCGGGCGAGGGCGCGAACGATATCGACGTGCGCGGCAAGGCCGCGGTCGCGGAGATACACGCCCCGACCAACGCGCCGGCAGCCAACGTGAGTCTCCGCGCGTACCGTTATGCAGGCCTTGCCGTTCGCCAGCAATCGCAGGCGCTGATCGAGCGGGGCGCCAGTGCGGTGATCATGGTCTCCGACTCCATCGCCGATGACGACATGGCGTTCGGCTTCGGCGGCGCGGCGCTGGCGCGCGGTCGCTATGGCCTCGACACCGCGGGCGCCGGGATGCGCGCTCCCGCCGTGCCTAACGTGCCCGTGCTCTGGGTACGACGCAACATGCTCGACGCGCTGCGGGCGCCGAACCAACGACTCCAGGTGAAGCTCTTCGCCGAGACCTTCTCGTATCCGTCGGTGAACATCGTCGCCAAGGTGCCCGGCACCGATCCGGCGCGGCGCAACGAGTACGTGCTGTTCAGCGGACACCAGGACCACGACGGCGTGCGCTATCCGATCGACGGGGACTCGATCTGGAATGGCGCCGACGACAACGCGTCGGTGAGCGTCGCTCTGCTGGCAATCGGTCGCGCGTGGTCGAAGCATCCAGCGCCGCGCTCGGCGCTGTTCGTGTGGCATGGCGCGGAGGAGCGTGGACTCCTCGGCTCGTACTGGCACGCGCTGCATCCCGTAGTCCCACTCGAGAACATCGTCGCGGTGCTCAATGGCGACATGATCGGCCGGAACAATCCGGACAGCGCCGCGTTGTTAGGCGCTCAGCCGCCGCATCGGAATTCGACGGCGCTGGCGCGAATGGCGCTCGACGCCAACGACCACGTGACGCACTTAGTGATCGACAGCAGCTGGGACCGGCCGTCGCACAGGGAAGGCTGGTACTATCGCAGCGATCATCTTCCTTATGCGTGCATGCACGTGCCGGCGCTTTTTTTCAGCACGCTCTTGCATCCGGATTACCATACTCCGCGAGACGAGCCGCAGCGGATCGACATTGCGAAGCTCGCGCGGATGACGCGATGGATGTACGCGACGGGTTGGGAGGTCGCGAATGCTCCGCAGCGGCCGGCGCTGGATCCGGGATTTCAGCTGGAGCGGCGGTGTGCCATAAGCCCGCGAGAGTAG
- the queF gene encoding preQ(1) synthase, whose protein sequence is MPKPELLETFENPYSDRDYSISMECPEFTSLCPVGGAESDAAELRVLAGGAPDFGTIVIDYVPDRLCLELKSLKLYLWSYRNDGIFYERAVNRILDDLAAACQPRWMEVTGDFNIRGGIKSVITAQVEAHASGASRGTRGTRQTRK, encoded by the coding sequence ATGCCCAAGCCAGAACTGCTCGAGACCTTTGAGAATCCATACTCCGATCGGGACTACTCGATCAGCATGGAGTGTCCGGAGTTCACATCCCTCTGTCCAGTCGGCGGCGCCGAGAGCGACGCGGCCGAGCTGCGCGTACTCGCTGGTGGCGCGCCGGACTTCGGGACGATAGTCATCGACTACGTCCCGGACCGGCTGTGTCTCGAGCTGAAAAGTCTCAAGCTCTATCTGTGGAGCTACCGGAACGACGGGATCTTCTACGAGCGGGCGGTGAACCGAATCCTCGACGATCTCGCCGCCGCGTGCCAACCACGATGGATGGAGGTGACGGGTGACTTCAACATTCGCGGCGGGATCAAGTCGGTCATCACGGCACAAGTCGAGGCGCACGCGTCGGGCGCGAGTCGCGGGACCCGGGGGACACGTCAGACGCGGAAGTAG